Proteins from one Pygocentrus nattereri isolate fPygNat1 chromosome 16, fPygNat1.pri, whole genome shotgun sequence genomic window:
- the ccdc61 gene encoding coiled-coil domain-containing protein 61 isoform X1, giving the protein MEVGTVVQEEMKFRGVEFAVKVELQDRLLIVEISDVMTADQWRAEFDPAYIEDLTRKTGNFKQFPIFCSMLESAVSRSGESVTLDLLTYSDLELLRNRKAGVVGRPRAQQQSPALSAKRYLILIYTVEFDRIHYPLPLPYLGKPDPAALQREIRALRTELNALGKRGDHIVSDQETRRLRAELALVREEKDALAKALERLQMVEAGSAPGARGLREAVRSLEEQLLRERAKSQRSATKRGQEQRHLMEQLEELRASERALRIRVKSLTTELALLRRGRITPVLSGRSGSRGEGEFHRSASRERSLTRVGVRARSGSRERVEDRSRRSEERGRRADSSGARNYISRPSPSPTGSRGRFDPTAYIQERQRRQREAELKNLGLSVSRNMVFIESQRKVRRDMLPSPALNERGRSRSREPIPQLIRGGSAGRGRSLSVESRRSRHSSESSIVDFEELAKPLNSRGRKLVYNGPSMTRGKHLNKKPMCSTPTQRVRESSMDTGADLSEIDARLQALQEYMRDLDTGH; this is encoded by the exons ATGGAAGTTGGCACAGTTGTGCAAGAAGAAATGAAATTTCGTGGAGTAGAATTTGCTGTAAAAGTGGAATTGCAAGATCGATTACTTATAGTGGAGATTTCTGATGTGATGACGGCAGACCAGTGGAGAGCAGAGTTTGATCCTGCCT ACATTGAAGACCTCACTCGTAAAACTGGaaattttaaacagtttccTATATTCTGCAGCATGCTCGAGTCTGCTGTTAGTAGG TCTGGCGAGTCAGTGACGCTTGACCTGCTGACCTACTCGGACCTGGAACTTCTGCGGAACAGGAAGGCAGGTGTAGTTGGCCGGCCTCGTGCCCAGCAACAGTCTCCTGCTCTCAGTGCTAAACGCTACCTCATTCTAATCTACACAGTGGAATTTGACAG GATACACTACCCTCTACCACTGCCATATCTTGGAAAGCCTGATCCTGCAGCGCTTCAAAGAGAGATCAGAGCTCTAAGGACTGAACTGAATGCCTTGGGGAAGAGAGGAGACCACATAGTATCTGACCAAGAGACCCGCAGACTACGTGCAGA GTTGGCTCTGGTCAGGGAGGAGAAGGATGCATTGGCCAAAGCTCTGGAGCGGCTGCAGATGGTTGAGGCTGGCTCTGCCCCTGGGGCTCGTGGGCTCAGAGAAGCAGTGCGCAGTCTGGAGGAGCAgctgttgagagagagagcaaaaagcCAGCGCTCAGCCACCAAGAGGGGACAGGAGCAGCGCCACCTCATGGAACAG TTGGAGGAGCTTAGAGCCTCAGAGAGAGCACTTCGGATACGTGTGAAGAGTCTGACTACTGAGTTGGCCTTGTTGCGTCGAGG CAGGATTACTCCAGTTCTGTCAGGCCGGAGTGGGTCCAGGGGTGAAGGGGAGTTTCACAGATCGGCCTCCAGAGAGCGCAGTTTAACTCGAGTTGGGGTGAGGGCTCGCTCAGGGTCCAGAGAGAGGGTGGAGGACAGGAGCAGGAGgtcagaggagagagggagaagggcaGACTCTTCAGGAGCAAGGAATTACATATCAAGACCCTCTCCATCTCCAACAG GGTCTCGGGGGCGGTTTGACCCAACAGCATACATTCAAGAGAGACAACGACGCCAAAGAGAAGCAGAACTGAAGAA CTTGGGCCTTTCTGTGAGCAGGAATATGGTTTTCATTGAAAG CCAAAGGAAGGTCAGGAGGGACATGCTGCCATCACCGGCTCTGAATGAAAGGGGCCGTTCGCGGTCCAGAGAGCCAATCCCTCAGCTGATCAGAGGGGGGAGCGCGGGTCGGGGCAGGAGTCTATCTGTCGAGAGCAGAAGGAGTCGTCACTCTTCTGAAAGCTCGATTGTTGACTTTGAAGAACTTGCTAAGCCCCTGAATAGCAG AGGCAGAAAACTGGTTTATAATGGTCCGAGTATG ACCAGAGGAAAACACTTGAACAAAAAGCCAATGTGTAGCACTCCAACACAAAGAGTGAGGG AAAGTTCCATGGACACAGGAGCTGACCTGTCAGAGATTGATGCTCGACTCCAGGCCCTGCAGGAATACATGAGAGACTTGGACACAGGGCACTAA
- the ccdc61 gene encoding coiled-coil domain-containing protein 61 isoform X2, with product MEVGTVVQEEMKFRGVEFAVKVELQDRLLIVEISDVMTADQWRAEFDPAYIEDLTRKTGNFKQFPIFCSMLESAVSRSGESVTLDLLTYSDLELLRNRKAGVVGRPRAQQQSPALSAKRYLILIYTVEFDRIHYPLPLPYLGKPDPAALQREIRALRTELNALGKRGDHIVSDQETRRLRAELALVREEKDALAKALERLQMVEAGSAPGARGLREAVRSLEEQLLRERAKSQRSATKRGQEQRHLMEQLEELRASERALRIRVKSLTTELALLRRGITPVLSGRSGSRGEGEFHRSASRERSLTRVGVRARSGSRERVEDRSRRSEERGRRADSSGARNYISRPSPSPTGSRGRFDPTAYIQERQRRQREAELKNLGLSVSRNMVFIESQRKVRRDMLPSPALNERGRSRSREPIPQLIRGGSAGRGRSLSVESRRSRHSSESSIVDFEELAKPLNSRGRKLVYNGPSMTRGKHLNKKPMCSTPTQRVRESSMDTGADLSEIDARLQALQEYMRDLDTGH from the exons ATGGAAGTTGGCACAGTTGTGCAAGAAGAAATGAAATTTCGTGGAGTAGAATTTGCTGTAAAAGTGGAATTGCAAGATCGATTACTTATAGTGGAGATTTCTGATGTGATGACGGCAGACCAGTGGAGAGCAGAGTTTGATCCTGCCT ACATTGAAGACCTCACTCGTAAAACTGGaaattttaaacagtttccTATATTCTGCAGCATGCTCGAGTCTGCTGTTAGTAGG TCTGGCGAGTCAGTGACGCTTGACCTGCTGACCTACTCGGACCTGGAACTTCTGCGGAACAGGAAGGCAGGTGTAGTTGGCCGGCCTCGTGCCCAGCAACAGTCTCCTGCTCTCAGTGCTAAACGCTACCTCATTCTAATCTACACAGTGGAATTTGACAG GATACACTACCCTCTACCACTGCCATATCTTGGAAAGCCTGATCCTGCAGCGCTTCAAAGAGAGATCAGAGCTCTAAGGACTGAACTGAATGCCTTGGGGAAGAGAGGAGACCACATAGTATCTGACCAAGAGACCCGCAGACTACGTGCAGA GTTGGCTCTGGTCAGGGAGGAGAAGGATGCATTGGCCAAAGCTCTGGAGCGGCTGCAGATGGTTGAGGCTGGCTCTGCCCCTGGGGCTCGTGGGCTCAGAGAAGCAGTGCGCAGTCTGGAGGAGCAgctgttgagagagagagcaaaaagcCAGCGCTCAGCCACCAAGAGGGGACAGGAGCAGCGCCACCTCATGGAACAG TTGGAGGAGCTTAGAGCCTCAGAGAGAGCACTTCGGATACGTGTGAAGAGTCTGACTACTGAGTTGGCCTTGTTGCGTCGAGG GATTACTCCAGTTCTGTCAGGCCGGAGTGGGTCCAGGGGTGAAGGGGAGTTTCACAGATCGGCCTCCAGAGAGCGCAGTTTAACTCGAGTTGGGGTGAGGGCTCGCTCAGGGTCCAGAGAGAGGGTGGAGGACAGGAGCAGGAGgtcagaggagagagggagaagggcaGACTCTTCAGGAGCAAGGAATTACATATCAAGACCCTCTCCATCTCCAACAG GGTCTCGGGGGCGGTTTGACCCAACAGCATACATTCAAGAGAGACAACGACGCCAAAGAGAAGCAGAACTGAAGAA CTTGGGCCTTTCTGTGAGCAGGAATATGGTTTTCATTGAAAG CCAAAGGAAGGTCAGGAGGGACATGCTGCCATCACCGGCTCTGAATGAAAGGGGCCGTTCGCGGTCCAGAGAGCCAATCCCTCAGCTGATCAGAGGGGGGAGCGCGGGTCGGGGCAGGAGTCTATCTGTCGAGAGCAGAAGGAGTCGTCACTCTTCTGAAAGCTCGATTGTTGACTTTGAAGAACTTGCTAAGCCCCTGAATAGCAG AGGCAGAAAACTGGTTTATAATGGTCCGAGTATG ACCAGAGGAAAACACTTGAACAAAAAGCCAATGTGTAGCACTCCAACACAAAGAGTGAGGG AAAGTTCCATGGACACAGGAGCTGACCTGTCAGAGATTGATGCTCGACTCCAGGCCCTGCAGGAATACATGAGAGACTTGGACACAGGGCACTAA
- the ccdc61 gene encoding coiled-coil domain-containing protein 61 isoform X3 — MEVGTVVQEEMKFRGVEFAVKVELQDRLLIVEISDVMTADQWRAEFDPAYIEDLTRKTGNFKQFPIFCSMLESAVSRSGESVTLDLLTYSDLELLRNRKAGVVGRPRAQQQSPALSAKRYLILIYTVEFDRIHYPLPLPYLGKPDPAALQREIRALRTELNALGKRGDHIVSDQETRRLRAELALVREEKDALAKALERLQMVEAGSAPGARGLREAVRSLEEQLLRERAKSQRSATKRGQEQRHLMEQLEELRASERALRIRVKSLTTELALLRRGRITPVLSGRSGSRGEGEFHRSASRERSLTRVGVRARSGSRERVEDRSRRSEERGRRADSSGARNYISRPSPSPTGSRGRFDPTAYIQERQRRQREAELKNQRKVRRDMLPSPALNERGRSRSREPIPQLIRGGSAGRGRSLSVESRRSRHSSESSIVDFEELAKPLNSRGRKLVYNGPSMTRGKHLNKKPMCSTPTQRVRESSMDTGADLSEIDARLQALQEYMRDLDTGH, encoded by the exons ATGGAAGTTGGCACAGTTGTGCAAGAAGAAATGAAATTTCGTGGAGTAGAATTTGCTGTAAAAGTGGAATTGCAAGATCGATTACTTATAGTGGAGATTTCTGATGTGATGACGGCAGACCAGTGGAGAGCAGAGTTTGATCCTGCCT ACATTGAAGACCTCACTCGTAAAACTGGaaattttaaacagtttccTATATTCTGCAGCATGCTCGAGTCTGCTGTTAGTAGG TCTGGCGAGTCAGTGACGCTTGACCTGCTGACCTACTCGGACCTGGAACTTCTGCGGAACAGGAAGGCAGGTGTAGTTGGCCGGCCTCGTGCCCAGCAACAGTCTCCTGCTCTCAGTGCTAAACGCTACCTCATTCTAATCTACACAGTGGAATTTGACAG GATACACTACCCTCTACCACTGCCATATCTTGGAAAGCCTGATCCTGCAGCGCTTCAAAGAGAGATCAGAGCTCTAAGGACTGAACTGAATGCCTTGGGGAAGAGAGGAGACCACATAGTATCTGACCAAGAGACCCGCAGACTACGTGCAGA GTTGGCTCTGGTCAGGGAGGAGAAGGATGCATTGGCCAAAGCTCTGGAGCGGCTGCAGATGGTTGAGGCTGGCTCTGCCCCTGGGGCTCGTGGGCTCAGAGAAGCAGTGCGCAGTCTGGAGGAGCAgctgttgagagagagagcaaaaagcCAGCGCTCAGCCACCAAGAGGGGACAGGAGCAGCGCCACCTCATGGAACAG TTGGAGGAGCTTAGAGCCTCAGAGAGAGCACTTCGGATACGTGTGAAGAGTCTGACTACTGAGTTGGCCTTGTTGCGTCGAGG CAGGATTACTCCAGTTCTGTCAGGCCGGAGTGGGTCCAGGGGTGAAGGGGAGTTTCACAGATCGGCCTCCAGAGAGCGCAGTTTAACTCGAGTTGGGGTGAGGGCTCGCTCAGGGTCCAGAGAGAGGGTGGAGGACAGGAGCAGGAGgtcagaggagagagggagaagggcaGACTCTTCAGGAGCAAGGAATTACATATCAAGACCCTCTCCATCTCCAACAG GGTCTCGGGGGCGGTTTGACCCAACAGCATACATTCAAGAGAGACAACGACGCCAAAGAGAAGCAGAACTGAAGAA CCAAAGGAAGGTCAGGAGGGACATGCTGCCATCACCGGCTCTGAATGAAAGGGGCCGTTCGCGGTCCAGAGAGCCAATCCCTCAGCTGATCAGAGGGGGGAGCGCGGGTCGGGGCAGGAGTCTATCTGTCGAGAGCAGAAGGAGTCGTCACTCTTCTGAAAGCTCGATTGTTGACTTTGAAGAACTTGCTAAGCCCCTGAATAGCAG AGGCAGAAAACTGGTTTATAATGGTCCGAGTATG ACCAGAGGAAAACACTTGAACAAAAAGCCAATGTGTAGCACTCCAACACAAAGAGTGAGGG AAAGTTCCATGGACACAGGAGCTGACCTGTCAGAGATTGATGCTCGACTCCAGGCCCTGCAGGAATACATGAGAGACTTGGACACAGGGCACTAA
- the itpkca gene encoding inositol-trisphosphate 3-kinase C → MTKTPGTAAPCPDGGDVLHWPGRLEEPTEHVKCSAVQKQCLGSPPHGGAGILPQLVVTCEPRMRQIGEKRSVSGLPCSSNLDEESLCSDSGFGGSPASSLVLRKLSNSSSAGLSPTSSFEEYEEECGENNGGNVTVPQNSSLCSDDHDTSDLWKKNKNMVNWSPVVVPLRKRSPWVQVVGHAGNFQTGSDGKLLKKYCACEQQCLQRLMEDVLRPFVPGYHGVTQRDEQDYNLMDDLLAYFDSPCIMDCKMGTRTYLEEELKKAHKHPQPREDMYEKMVAVDPDAPTSEERAQKAVLKTRYMQWRETLSSTATLGFRIEGIKKSDGTCNTNFKRTKYKDQVMQALEDFVDHNMSVLKSYQQRLKELRLVLENSEFFKTHEVVGSSLLFVHDHSGRAGVWMIDFGKTVPIPPPLTLDHRSPWVEGNREDGYLWGLDNFIDILTDMLSGH, encoded by the exons ATGACTAAAACGCCTGGCACCGCGGCTCCGTGCCCGGATGGCGGGGATGTACTGCACTGGCCTGGACGACTGGAGGAGCCCACCGAACATGTAAAGTGCAGTGCGGTTCAGAAACAGTGTTTGGGTTCGCCTCCTCACGGCGGTGCTGGGATTCTTCCTCAGCTAGTTGTAACTTGCGAACCTCGTATGCGCCAAATCGGTGAGAAGAGGAGCGTTAGCGGACTACCGTGCAGCTCCAACCTAGACGAGGAGTCTCTGTGTTCGGACAGTGGCTTCGGCGGCTCCCCCGCCTCTTCTCTGGTGCTGCGAAAACTCTCCAACTCCTCGTCAGCCGGCCTCTCGCCAACGTCGTCCTTTGAGGAGTACGAGGAGGAGTGTGGTGAAAATAACGGAGGAAACGTCACGGTACCTCAGAACAGCAGCTTATGCTCGGACGACCATGATACT AGTGATTTATGgaagaagaacaaaaacatgGTAAATTGGTCACCTGTTGTGGTACCTTTGAGAAAGCGCTCTCCCTGGGTTCAAGTGGTTGGGCATGCAG gTAACTTTCAGACAGGCAGTGATGGGAAGCTGCTGAAGAAGTACTGTGCATGCGAGCAACAGTGTTTGCAGCGGCTCATGGAGGATGTGCTTCGACCCTTTGTACCGGGGTACCACGGAGTGACCCAGAGGGATGAGCAGGACTACAACCTCATGGATGACCTGCTTGCTTACTTTGACTCTCCTTGCATCATGGACTGCAAAATGGGAACCCG GACATACTTGGAGGAGGAGCTGAAGAAAGCACACAAGCATCCTCAGCCACGTGAAGACATGTATGAGAAAATGGTGGCAGTGGACCCAGATGCCCCAACGTCAGAAGAAAGAGCCCAAAAAGCAGTGCTTAAAACCAGATACATGCAGTGGAGGGAGACCCTTAGCTCCACTGCAACTTTAGGTTTCCGTATAGAGGGCATCAAG AAATCTGATGGCACCTGTAACACCAACTTTAAAAGGACTAAATATAAGGATCAAGTGATGCAAGCATTAGAAGACTTTGTTGACCACAATATGTCTGTCCTG AAAAGTTACCAACAACGATTAAAGGAGCTGCGGCTTGTACTTGAGAATTCAGAGTTCTTTAAAACGCATGAG GTGGTGGGAAGCTCCCTGTTGTTTGTGCATGACCACAGTGGCAGAGCTGGAGTCTGGATGATCGACTTTGGAAAGACGGTCCCCATACCACCGCCTCTTACTTTGGACCACCGCAGCCCATGGGTGGAAGGCAACAGGGAAGATGGCTACCTATGGGGCCTGGAcaattttattgacattttgacTGACATGCTTTCTGGACACTGA